From the Pseudobdellovibrionaceae bacterium genome, one window contains:
- a CDS encoding type II secretion system protein has protein sequence MKDTILTNKAFNLIELMIAVSILGIISVSIATGFTSLFQQKEQFVTESEVHNIQSAISTYLYNTASCSKEFSNKNLPGVVWKNLTLTRYKGFGDWEGVLKSGANLGKMKIKELSIRKKPGTLTDSFNDGSVSYKIYIIQIKIQFKLKHLSSKLFSPFYIELPVFTKFPYNKIDSCYAGTKLPYFCSALGLRYKQATHSCVPQHRCLLKGFFTVERCERGSRCKKSGAARVNPITQGYSCPLGVSPTLIGSYENNYRESCGKKCSRSVERRIKSYLCMKCN, from the coding sequence ATGAAAGATACTATACTTACTAATAAAGCTTTTAATTTAATAGAACTAATGATCGCAGTGTCTATATTGGGAATTATCAGTGTCAGTATTGCTACAGGATTTACTTCATTATTTCAGCAAAAAGAGCAATTTGTTACAGAAAGTGAAGTTCATAATATTCAATCTGCTATTTCCACCTACTTGTATAATACTGCATCTTGCTCTAAAGAATTTTCTAACAAAAATTTACCAGGCGTGGTTTGGAAAAATTTAACATTAACTCGTTATAAAGGCTTTGGAGACTGGGAAGGAGTTTTAAAATCTGGTGCTAATTTAGGAAAAATGAAAATAAAAGAGTTAAGTATTCGAAAAAAACCAGGAACCTTAACAGATTCTTTTAATGATGGATCTGTAAGTTATAAAATTTATATTATCCAAATTAAAATACAATTTAAACTTAAGCATTTAAGTTCTAAGTTATTTTCTCCCTTTTATATAGAGTTACCAGTGTTTACAAAGTTCCCCTATAATAAAATAGATTCTTGCTATGCAGGAACTAAGTTGCCTTATTTTTGCTCGGCCTTAGGGTTAAGGTATAAACAAGCGACTCATTCCTGTGTGCCACAGCATCGATGTTTATTGAAAGGCTTTTTTACTGTAGAGCGTTGCGAAAGGGGCAGTCGGTGTAAGAAAAGCGGTGCTGCTCGAGTTAACCCAATAACACAAGGCTATTCTTGTCCTCTGGGAGTTTCTCCTACCCTTATTGGTAGCTATGAAAATAATTATAGAGAGTCTTGCGGCAAAAAGTGTAGCAGAAGTGTTGAAAGGCGAATTAAAAGTTATTTATGTATGAAATGCAACTAA